In Lachancea thermotolerans CBS 6340 chromosome H complete sequence, a single genomic region encodes these proteins:
- the EFM1 gene encoding protein-lysine N-methyltransferase (similar to uniprot|P38732 Saccharomyces cerevisiae YHL039W Hypothetical ORF), with the protein MTTGAVDSCVEWARSHGSVIDDRVEFRADPNQGTYAVANARISEGSVLVTIPRKLLITTTLAEKHFRLKNPVESNPNALLQLFLSKLKFSSKSCDEISFFQPFMDVLPLIRDIHSPYFWSSEELTALKGTDLLIKTERNLKKVIEEWFGLITKAKAADDEDTAFYLQSSSNPHFQVSDHMTYSKSSSWHSFSSYLWSAYIVSSRAFPELILENENLKNINQAFLYPIVDFLNHHSGQKVQWQLNKDRNGVSFSSGNQIEKGQEIFNNYGDKSNEELLLNYGFAIQNNMNDSSTLTLRLPPGQLESLKSYDLTLRDQNLAENSVNFLLTLGSPLPMPLMKLFGILSKLTSEKFITARSVLDGSEQLNAIIEQKLSFFKDASKLKVSLKSPIRSKSTKAYMAGQKRIFQEASDFIKKFQKKVLKELKPLSFKSLFKSDKTFVNTLTLTFGVTKYDDLVTKNFLQQALLLWIVRAHNLSSRRAENLALPQFILDCFEDVKSCIVIEKDDVHEYLAFYKSIFPQLSMKIPEVYGKGDWSIKNFIIAGTVIDRLVWKLPASQEAFFFERRPYDLSS; encoded by the coding sequence ATGACTACTGGTGCTGTTGATTCATGCGTTGAGTGGGCTAGAAGCCATGGTTCGGTCATCGATGATAGGGTTGAGTTCAGAGCGGATCCCAATCAAGGTACATACGCGGTGGCAAACGCACGAATTAGTGAAGGTAGTGTCCTGGTCACAATACCTCGTAAACTGCTCATCACTACTACCCTTGCAGAGAAGCATTTTAGGCTAAAAAATCCAGTCGAATCGAATCCTAACGCGCTCTTACAGCTTTTCTTGTCGAAGCTGAAATtcagttcaaaaagctgtgATGAaatctctttcttccagcCTTTCATGGACGTGCTACCCTTGATCAGGGACATTCATTCACCCTATTTTTGGTCAAGCGAAGAGTTGACTGCTTTAAAGGGAACTGATCTCCTGAtcaaaacagaaagaaACCTGAAGAAAGTTATCGAGGAATGGTTTGGCCTCATAACGAAAGCTAAGGCCgcggacgacgaagatACAGCATTTTACCTTCAATCGTCTTCAAACCCCCATTTCCAAGTTTCTGACCACATGACCTACTCTAAAAGTTCATCCTGGCACAGCTTTAGTTCGTACCTTTGGTCTGCTTACATTGTCTCTTCGAGGGCCTTCCCGGAACTTATTTTAGAAAATGAAAACCTCAAAAACATTAACCAGGCTTTTCTTTACCCGATTGTCGACTTCTTGAACCACCATAGTggacaaaaagttcaatgGCAACTGAACAAGGACAGAAACGGGgtttcattttcttccgGAAATCAGATAGAGAAAGGTCAGGAAATCTTTAATAATTATGGCGATAAATCAAATGAGGAACTGTTGTTAAACTACGGCTTTGCGATACAAAACAATATGAACGATTCATCAACTCTAACTTTGAGGCTACCTCCGGGCCAGCTCGAGTCCTTGAAGTCTTATGATCTTACACTTCGAGATCAGAACTTGGCAGAAAATTCagtcaattttttgttgactCTAGGCTCCCCACTCCCTATGcctttgatgaaattgtTCGGAATATTGAGTAAGCTAACATCCGAAAAGTTTATCACTGCGAGAAGCGTCCTAGATGGCTCGGAGCAGCTGAACGCCATAATAGAGCagaagttgagctttttcaaagatgcaTCCAAGCTGAAAGTGTCTCTTAAAAGCCCAATCAGATCCAAGTCCACCAAAGCATATATGGCTGGCCAGAAGAGGATCTTTCAAGAGGCTTCAGatttcatcaagaagtttcagaaaaaagtcttgaaagagctgaagcccttgtccttcaaaagcctttTCAAATCAGACAAAACATTTGTGAATACCCTAACGCTCACGTTTGGCGTAACAAAGTATGACGATTTGGTaaccaaaaattttctgcAACAAGCACTGCTATTATGGATTGTTAGAGCCCATAATTTGTCGAGCAGGAGGGCTGAAAACCTAGCTTTGCCCCAATTTATCCTTGACTGCTTTGAGGACGTGAAGTCCTGCATAGTAATCGAAAAAGATGATGTACACGAATACCTCGCCTTTTACAAGAGTATATTTCCTCAGCTTTCTATGAAAATTCCAGAAGTTTATGGCAAGGGTGACTggagcatcaaaaattttataaTTGCCGGTACAGTCATCGATAGGCTGGTATGGAAACTACCTGCTTCCCAGgaagcctttttttttgaaaggagaCCCTATGATCTGTCATCCTAG